The following proteins come from a genomic window of Leptospira bandrabouensis:
- a CDS encoding GMC oxidoreductase has product MSPSIPKEQNFDYDFIIVGSGFGGSVSAYRLSQKGYKVLVIESGKRWKSTDFPKTNWSLRKYLWMPKLGFYGIQRINLLNDFLLVSGSGVGGGSLVYACTLYVPSSKVLNSPLYSQMGGEKALLPYYDVAKHMLGVTENPQLWEPDHLLLETAKTFGKEKTFRRTPVGIYFGNKKDPKDPFFGGDGPDRDPCNFCGGCMVGCRHNAKNTLDKNYLYLAEKLGAVILPETKVTSLIPLNEKGLPDPEASGEFGYELETKSTTGWFGYPNRKFRSQQVVLSAGVMGTVGLLLKMQQENKMIRLSEKLGDTVRTNSETVLPVTVPANKGADYSRGIAITSSVHPDENTHIEPVRYSKGSDFFGVLASVMTDGGGKFPRPLKFFWTMLRHPIYFLKAHNPVGFAKNSIILLVMQTVDNSVRLVRKRRIIWPFQRTITSALSTGEPTPTYIPIANAFTRKLAEIVGGIPRSSLNDTLLSAPVTGHIMGGCIVADSSERGVIDMENKVYGYENLRVCDASMLTVNLGVNPSLTITALSERAMSFVPTKDKAATKFLTFETKKGFDKILGSVPKKSSVKKSTSVRKRVS; this is encoded by the coding sequence ATGAGTCCATCCATTCCAAAAGAACAAAATTTCGATTATGACTTTATTATAGTCGGTTCCGGCTTTGGCGGTTCTGTTTCTGCTTACAGGTTATCACAGAAAGGTTATAAAGTTTTAGTGATCGAATCCGGAAAAAGATGGAAATCTACCGACTTTCCTAAAACCAACTGGAGCCTTCGAAAATACTTATGGATGCCCAAGTTAGGTTTTTATGGAATTCAGAGAATCAATTTGCTCAATGATTTTTTACTAGTAAGTGGATCTGGTGTGGGCGGCGGTTCCTTGGTGTATGCATGTACTTTATATGTTCCTTCTTCCAAAGTTTTAAATTCACCTCTGTATTCCCAAATGGGTGGGGAAAAAGCTCTATTACCATATTATGATGTTGCTAAGCACATGTTGGGAGTGACAGAAAACCCACAACTTTGGGAACCAGATCACCTTCTTTTAGAAACAGCAAAAACATTTGGCAAAGAAAAAACCTTTCGAAGGACCCCTGTAGGAATTTATTTTGGAAACAAAAAAGATCCTAAAGATCCATTTTTTGGAGGTGATGGCCCTGATCGTGATCCTTGTAATTTCTGTGGTGGTTGTATGGTGGGTTGCCGTCACAATGCAAAAAACACTTTGGATAAAAACTATTTATACTTAGCTGAAAAGTTAGGTGCTGTCATCCTACCTGAAACCAAAGTCACTTCTCTAATCCCACTCAATGAAAAAGGCCTACCTGATCCAGAGGCAAGTGGAGAGTTTGGTTATGAATTGGAAACTAAGAGTACAACAGGTTGGTTTGGTTATCCGAATAGAAAATTTCGTTCACAGCAAGTGGTTTTGTCTGCCGGGGTTATGGGAACCGTTGGTTTACTACTTAAGATGCAACAAGAAAACAAAATGATTCGTTTATCTGAGAAGTTAGGTGATACGGTTCGAACGAATAGTGAAACCGTACTTCCAGTCACAGTACCTGCAAACAAAGGTGCGGATTATTCGAGGGGAATTGCCATTACTTCTTCGGTCCATCCTGACGAAAATACTCATATAGAGCCGGTTCGTTATTCCAAAGGATCTGATTTTTTCGGTGTTCTTGCGAGTGTGATGACCGATGGAGGAGGAAAGTTTCCAAGACCTCTTAAATTTTTTTGGACTATGCTTCGCCATCCCATTTACTTTTTAAAAGCTCATAACCCAGTTGGCTTTGCAAAAAATTCGATCATCTTACTTGTCATGCAAACGGTTGACAATAGCGTACGACTTGTACGTAAAAGAAGAATCATTTGGCCTTTCCAAAGAACCATCACTTCCGCTCTTTCCACTGGCGAACCTACACCAACTTATATTCCGATCGCCAATGCTTTTACAAGAAAATTGGCAGAGATTGTTGGTGGAATTCCCAGAAGTTCCTTAAATGATACACTACTGAGCGCACCAGTCACTGGACATATTATGGGAGGTTGTATTGTGGCTGATTCTTCAGAACGTGGTGTGATCGATATGGAAAACAAAGTTTATGGATATGAAAACTTACGAGTTTGCGATGCATCCATGCTTACCGTAAACTTAGGAGTGAATCCAAGTTTGACCATCACAGCCCTATCCGAACGTGCAATGAGTTTTGTGCCGACGAAAGACAAAGCAGCCACTAAATTTTTAACATTTGAAACTAAAAAAGGTTTCGATAAGATTCTTGGATCGGTCCCTAAAAAATCTTCTGTTAAAAAATCGACTTCTGTGAGGAAACGCGTATCATAA
- a CDS encoding ankyrin repeat domain-containing protein, with protein MSLIDIAKSGSIEDWDVAISVGSDPNELDSYGTNALSWMLKMESAELFRHAIQKGADPLSPYSTPGNVVFDVLNQNKESFLQILVDTVSVWKNSNHLLTRDKHGNTIFHLAVLESAESILEVLVDSLTEEIVSLRNEEGRSVFLEAVVEDRLEVVKGLLSKFPEVVHHKDREGKTALHLVAERNLHALCSYLLEEGNVSLEIKDELGNTALFLSASADAVECLTDLLYAGANPFVWGENEESITRLLDREKFGHSFKTWKDFVIQKAILGAGYVRREEMIDYIRKEKPFKPEELTKAKLVDLI; from the coding sequence ATGAGTTTGATAGACATAGCCAAATCAGGTAGTATTGAAGACTGGGATGTTGCGATCAGTGTTGGTTCAGATCCTAATGAATTAGATTCCTATGGAACGAATGCGCTCTCTTGGATGTTGAAGATGGAGAGTGCTGAGCTTTTCCGTCATGCCATCCAAAAAGGTGCTGATCCATTATCTCCTTACAGCACACCAGGAAACGTAGTCTTTGATGTACTAAATCAAAATAAAGAGTCGTTTCTCCAAATCTTAGTGGATACTGTTTCTGTTTGGAAAAACTCTAACCACCTTCTTACCAGGGATAAACATGGGAATACAATCTTTCATTTGGCAGTCCTTGAGTCGGCGGAATCAATTTTGGAGGTTCTTGTTGATTCATTAACCGAAGAGATAGTTTCCCTACGAAATGAAGAAGGGAGATCGGTATTTTTAGAAGCGGTTGTAGAAGATCGGTTGGAGGTAGTGAAAGGGCTACTTTCAAAGTTTCCGGAAGTGGTTCATCACAAAGACCGGGAAGGGAAAACTGCACTCCACTTGGTAGCAGAAAGAAACTTACATGCGTTATGTTCTTATCTTTTAGAAGAAGGGAATGTTTCATTAGAAATAAAAGACGAATTGGGGAATACTGCCTTATTTTTATCTGCTTCGGCTGATGCGGTGGAATGTTTGACAGACCTTCTTTATGCCGGTGCCAATCCCTTTGTTTGGGGAGAAAACGAAGAATCAATCACTAGGTTACTTGACCGTGAAAAATTTGGTCACTCCTTTAAAACCTGGAAAGACTTTGTGATTCAAAAAGCAATCCTCGGTGCCGGGTATGTACGCCGTGAAGAAATGATTGATTACATTCGAAAAGAAAAACCTTTCAAACCAGAAGAACTAACCAAAGCAAAGTTAGTTGATCTAATTTGA
- a CDS encoding DUF2804 domain-containing protein, translated as MPEIKKQIPLLNADGTLTEEGWARSPLWTYNRENIAASALRIKEWDYYSILSPSKDFGITITASDLGYAGLFAICFLDFKKGIFKQIDTLSVLPLGKTGFPRVNHSGVVQFEDKKLRIRFEMIPGKRILEFESKSFEAPDGGKGIQGKIELSEPKMDSMNIATSWKENRKAFYYNTKINCMPASGQVQVGNTSYQFDSQKDFGGLDWGRGVWTYKNRWYWGSVSAWLGGKPFGLNLGYGFTDRTPASENVIFYDGKIHKLDEVNFIIDTKNYMAPWKFTSNNNRLELDFTPIVDRSSYMNFLVIKTVQHQVFGKFNGTVILDDGKKLKLENILGFAEDVLNHY; from the coding sequence ATGCCAGAGATTAAAAAACAAATCCCTCTACTCAATGCCGATGGAACCCTCACTGAAGAAGGTTGGGCAAGGTCACCTCTATGGACCTATAATCGCGAAAACATTGCAGCCTCAGCTCTAAGAATCAAAGAATGGGATTATTACTCCATTTTATCTCCTTCAAAAGATTTTGGAATTACAATCACTGCATCTGATTTGGGTTATGCGGGATTATTTGCTATTTGTTTTTTGGATTTTAAAAAAGGAATATTCAAACAAATTGACACCCTTTCCGTTTTACCTCTTGGTAAAACTGGATTCCCACGTGTGAATCATAGTGGAGTCGTTCAATTCGAGGACAAAAAACTTCGTATCCGTTTTGAAATGATACCTGGAAAAAGAATATTAGAGTTTGAATCTAAGTCTTTTGAAGCTCCAGATGGAGGCAAAGGAATCCAAGGTAAAATTGAACTGAGTGAACCAAAAATGGATTCAATGAATATCGCAACTTCATGGAAAGAAAACAGAAAGGCATTTTATTATAATACCAAAATCAATTGTATGCCTGCATCTGGCCAAGTACAAGTAGGTAATACTAGTTATCAATTTGATTCCCAAAAAGATTTTGGTGGATTGGATTGGGGACGCGGAGTATGGACTTATAAAAATAGATGGTATTGGGGTTCCGTATCCGCATGGTTAGGTGGAAAACCTTTTGGACTCAACTTAGGATATGGGTTTACTGATAGGACTCCTGCTTCAGAAAACGTCATCTTTTACGATGGCAAAATTCATAAACTCGATGAAGTAAATTTTATCATCGATACTAAAAATTATATGGCACCTTGGAAATTCACTTCCAATAACAATCGTTTGGAATTGGATTTTACACCTATTGTGGATCGAAGTTCCTATATGAATTTTTTAGTGATTAAAACAGTCCAACACCAAGTGTTTGGAAAATTTAATGGAACAGTGATTTTAGATGATGGGAAAAAACTAAAACTCGAGAACATCCTCGGTTTTGCCGAAGACGTTCTGAATCATTACTAA